CTTGCTCTACCCATAATACCCTTTACCCACTTTTGTCGCTTCCTCCCTTACTCGTATCACCATTCTACCCCTGTTTATTCCGTCGTTGGTAACGGAATTGTATGGGTCTTCTATCAATACCTCCCCCCATAGAACTCACCTTGTCCACAAGGTGGAAATCAAGGAATTGTTGCTGGAGCATGTCGTAGGGTTCCCAGGTGGCTTCCAAAGGCGGCAGCCCTTTCCACTGAATGAGTACATCCAAGCCTCGGAGGTTCCTACCCGTTCCCGGTCTCATACCAAGGACTGCCTCCGGTTCTACTAACATTTCTAGTTCTTCACTGAGCTGGCTAGGGATATCAATTTGGAAGGTGGTTATACTGCAGGCCTGTGCAATTGGGATACATGAAATATGGGATGTATGCTGCAAGTCGCAGGCAAGGACAGCTTGTAAGCAACTTGTCCAACCTTCTTTTCCACAGCGAATGGGCCATAAAATCAAGGTGCTAGCTTCTCATGAGGGCGGGCTGCTAGCGACTTGCAGCGATATGGCCTGATCTTCAAGTAAACCATGTCTCCCACTTCGAACTGAACGTCCCTTCTTTTCCCATCCGCCCCTAACTTCATCTGAGCTTGAGCTCGCAATAATTGAGCCTTCAGCTCTTCCAACATCTGATCCCTTGCAGCCAGTTGCTGCTCCACTGCCGATACTGGGGTAGAACCCCTTTCGAACCTCAATAACTCCGGTGGCTCCCGTCCATAAACGACCTGAAAGGGAGTAAGTCTGGAAGCCATGTGGTACGAGGTGTTATACCAAAACTCTGCCCATGGAAGCCAGCTGAACCAAGCCTTCGGTTTTCTTGATGCAAAGCATCGGAGGTAGGTTTCTAGTGTCCGATTTAATACTTCTGACTGCCCATCTGATTGGGGGTGGTACGCCGTACTTCTGCATAGCTTCGTGCCCTGGAGGCGAAATAATTCTTCCCAAAAATGGCTCATGAAAACCTTGTCCCTGTTAGACACAATAGAGCGAGGCACCCCGTGTAGGCGTATCACTTCCTTCACAAAAACCCCAGCCACACTTCCAGCTGTAAAAGGGTGTTTCAGCCCTATGAAATGTCCATATTTGCTCAATCTATCCACCACAACCAATATCGTGTCTATGTTTCCAGATTTAGGCAacccttcaataaaatccatagctacGTCTTCCCAAACCTGACTCGGAATAGGGAGTGGCTGCAAAAGGTCTCCTGGTGATAAGGCTTGGTATTTGTGCTGCTGGCAGATGGCACATTGGTTCACATAGCTATGGGTATCCTTCTTCATTCTAGCCCAATACACATTTGCTACTATCCTCTTATATGTCTTCAAGAATCCAGCATGCCCCCCCACAATCCCATCGTGCCCCTCTTGGAGCAATATAGGAATCAAAGTCGATCCTTTAGGCAAGTATAATCTGCCCTTGAATAAGAGCTGATTATTGGCCCACTGATAGTCGGGTTTGGCCAAAGGATTACGCTGGATTTCTTGGATCAATTTCTGCACTTCCTCATCTGCCTCCACTTCCTTAGCCAGCTGTTCAAGTTGAATAACTTTAGGGATTGTTATTGCAAAAAGACCAGCTGAGTGATTGATTCTAGAGAGGGCATCTGCTGCCTTGTTCTCCCACCCAGGCCGATATTGGATGTCAAACTGATTGCCCATCAATTTCAGCATCCATTTTTGGTGTTCGGGGCTCACCAATCTTTACTCCATTAGAAACTTCAAGCTCCTCTGATCGGTGCGTATGATAAACTTCCAGCCCAAtaaataatgcctccattttTGGACAGCGAACACTATTGCCATCAATTCCCGCTCATACACCGACTTGTTGCAGCTGTTTGGATTAAGGGCATGGCTGTAAAAGGCGATGGGGCGATGCTCTTGTATTAAAACAACTCCTAAACCTGACCCGGACGCATTTGTTTCCACCACAAATTGTTTAATGAAATCGGGTAATGCCAACACTGGTAAAGAGGTCATAGCTTCCTTCAATTTCTGGAAAGCCTTTTCAGCTGGTTCATCCCAACCGAACCCGTTCTTTCGTAGCTTTTCCGTGAGAGGCCAAGACAACTTTCCATAATCCTTCACAAACCGTCTATAGTACCCCGTCAGCCCCAAAAAATCCCGTAATTCCTTTACCGACCCCGGTCTTGGCCACTCCAGCATGGCCTTAACTTTGGACTGATCAGCAACCACCCCTTCATGTGAGATAACATGGCCCAAGTACTCCACTTCTCGCTGTCCAAACTGGCATTTTTTCCTGTTTGCGTAGAGTTCATTTTCAGCCAACACCTGCAACACCTCCTTCAAATGCTGCTTATGTGCCTCCAAGTCACTgctaaataccaaaatatcataaaaaaaaaccaacactGACCTTCTCAACTGACCTTTGAAGACCTCATTCATGAGGGACTGGAATGTTGttggtgcattggtcagcccgAAGGGCATGACTAGAAACTCGTAGTGTCCCTTGTGAGTATGGAATGCCGTCTTGGGCACATCTCCTTCCTTAACTCTAATCTGATGGTAGCCAGCTTTCAAGTCCAGCTTTGAAAACACCTTGGCCTTGTGCAGCTCGTCCAACAGCTTATCAATTACCGGAATAAGAAATTTATCCGGCACCGTTACCTTGTTCAAGGCTcggtaatctacacaaaatctccatcccccatccttttttttaaccAACAAAACAGGGCTAGAAAAAGGACTAGTACTAGGTCTAATAATCCCTGCAGCGAGCATCTCTCATACTAAcctttcaatttcatttttctaaacGTAGGGGTAACGATAGGGCCTTACGCTCACCGATGCAGCTCCAGGTTGTAAGTTGATAGCATGCTCGCGTGTCCTTCTTGGTGGCAGCCCCTCTGGATCATTAAATACTTCACTGAACTCAGCCAACACCTGCTGGATACCCCCTTGTGTGACAGCCTTAAACTCCCAACAATCTGCCGACAAACACCCTAATTCGATGAGCACCCCCTCCCCACTGTCCTTCAGTGCTTTCATCATGGCTTTTAATGTGACAAGGGTTTTGCTTAAACTCGGATCCCCTTGTAATGTAACCATCATTCCTCCTGCCTTAAATCTCATAGTTAAGGATTTCCAATCAACTTGTACCTTGCCCAAGGTTGCCAACCACTTCATTCCTAGGATGACATCCGAGCTGCCCAGCTCCAAGGGAAGAAAGTCCTCGTTTATCTCTAAGTTCTGAAGAGAAAGAAGCACTCCCTTACAGATCCCAGCGCCCTGCCCCATCCCCGTTCCCATGATCACTCCATAGCCTGCTGTCTCTGACCTTGGCAGTTCCAGTGTCTGTACCAACTCAGCTGAAATGAAATTCTGCGTAGCCCCGCTGTCTACAAGAACTACAACCTCATGGCCAGCAATCTGCCCTCGCACCTTCATGGTTTGAGGTGGGGTAAGCCCCACCACTGAATTCATAGACAATTCTATCACCTCTCCTTTAGCCTCCTGCACCTCCCATTCACCCCTTCCTTCCGCCTCCTCTTTCGCCCCTAGCTCATCCTTCTCTTCGTCATAAATCACCATGACTTGTAACTCCCTGTTTTTGCAGCGATGCCCAATAGAATACTTCTCATCACATCTAAAGCACAAGCCCTTCTCCCGTTTGGCTTTCAAATTTGCCTCACTCAATCTCTTGAAAGGCGGATTACCCCCCTTACCAGCAGCCGGATTCCGATGCAGCACAACCACATTGGTTGTTGCTGGCCTTGGTGATGCTGATGGGGCAGCCGTGCTCACGGATCAGTGTTGATGCTGAAATGGGCTGAAGTGAGTTGTCCCCCTATTTTGACCACTTCCGATGGAGCTTCCTTTGACTACCATGTTTCTTTCCTCAATTCGTTGGGCCACTTCCATGAGCTGATCCAATCCAGTCGGCCTAAGCATTCTCAGTTCCGCTCTAATTTCCGGCTTCAACCCATTGATGAATTGGCCCTCCAACAAGGCCTCCGGCATGCCTTCGAGAGGTGAAGCCAATGTTTCAAAACAAAGGCGGTACTCTCGAACTAATCCCCACTGCTTAAGGGCAAGGAATCTCTCCTCCAGGGTCCCCTCATGCATGGACCGAAATCGGCTTCTTAGCATCACCTTCAGTTCTTCCCAACTCTGTACCCGCCTCCGCCTTTGTTCCCATTGGAACCATGCGAGCGCTGGCCCATCAAAACAGAGTGCTGCGGATTCCAACTTCTCCAGCTCGGACAACTGATTAACGATGAAGTATCTTTCAGCCCTGAAAATCCAACCGTCTGGATCTTCCCCTTCGAAGATCGGCATTTCCAACCGCCTTCCCTTGCAATCAGACCTTCCTACTCCTTCGACTCCATCTACCCCCTCGCCTCTACCCAATCTCACGTCCGACGTTCCCTCCATGAACGAAGAGGAACCCAGAGGCAGCTCCGTCCCCTCCCGCTTCCCTTTTCTCCCTCGCTCCTGTTCATCCCATTGGGCCATCAGGAGAGCAAATTGATCCATCAACGTGGCCATGTTTTTCTCAATTCCGCTCACCTTCTGCATTTCCGACTTCAACGAATCCAATCCACTGTACAACCCATCTATCCGCCCTTCCAGGTCCCCTACTCGGCCACTCAGGTTCACCATGGAGATCGATTTtgtcgctctgataccaaatgatagATTATGGAAGATAATCTATCTACGTTTACTAAATTTGGAGAGAATTACAActgaaaaagagaaacaaatgaaatgaaaagtggactttcgagaggtccacacTCTCCCGAATTCCTTACTGCTCAAAAGATGCCTTCCTCCTCCACTATTGTTCCTACTTAACTGTTATTCCAGCCATCCCCCTCTAACCGATTCTGTTATCCCCACATGCCACCAGCTTGCTCTACCCATAATACCCTTTACCCACTTTTGTCGCTTCCTCCCTTACTCGTATCACCATTCTGCCCCTGTTTATTCCGTCGTTGGTAACGGAATTGTATGGGTCTTCTATCACATGTGCATGGCAGAAAACTAGGAACATAAAAGAAACCAAACTTCCGATACAGATCTAAAACATGCCATTGCTTCAAGGACTGCTTTGTATGGTTTCATTGAGTTCCAACATGGGTCAAGATGCAAAGAACtaaatcttttcttatttattcttttttgagAATTGCCAAATTTCTAGATTTACTTATATAATGGTGTCGACAAGAATGAAAAGAATTAGAGCCATGCGATTGGTGGGACAAACTAACACCTTTTTTACAACTTTTAAACTGAGCCTTACGGCAATGATATCCCTGCCCTTCAACCTCTTCAATCTAGGTGATTCTGTGCTTGTCACCTGCCTTTCAAATTTTCTTCTAATGCAACCATTTTGCTTTAGAGATGGTAACATGTAATAAAAATTCGGCAGCTACCTATATTATATGCATCATGTAATTGATTGATTTTATGTCTACTCAAAAGCTGAAAATATTACATCAATACTAccccaataaaataaaaccagATTGATTTGCAGATAAAGTAACACACTCTGAAAGACATTCAGACAGATAAAACACCATAGGTTACTGATATTCAGGATAACGACAAAAAAACATGATTGGATTGATAATTTTaccttttgaaaaattgcaacAGAACAGGTGAGACTGTCTTCCACTGATAGCCCCTTTGTTATTGTTTGAGGGATGATATTGTTTTCCAATTTGGACCGATTTATCTCATCTATAGGGGAGTTCAAAGCATTTCCTTCATCCACAAGAGAGAAGTCCAAAAACCTTTTTGTAGAGATATCACATGCTGCCCATTTTTGGCCTGTCATGATCTTGAGTTTGTTGTCACAACTAGGCACTGATCTCTTTGGTGTCAACTGTGCAGGCGTTTGTATTGTTAAATTGTTGGCCTCTGATGCCACTTTTGAGGGTGTGATTTCACATGCAATGGAACTAACACAGTTTGCCAAATGGGTCAGCTGGACAGGGTTTGAGACAGTGAGGGACTTAGAATATATAGCAGGAGATACATCCTGGTGTTGTGATGATGGTTTGTTGTTATCAGGAGATACATCTTGTTGCCTGCTTCCTATATCCTCATCTGTctgattttcatttttggtGAACATAGGGACTTCAGATGCTAAGAAATTGGCTTTCTTTTCTGGTTCTGCAACAACACTCTGAGAAAAGTGTCTGCTAAAAGATGGAAAAAGGTGGGATGTGTTAAGTAGCATCTCAGTTTCTAAAACACCTCGTTGACATTCTGTTGACAAATCCACAGGCACTGCATCTACAATTTTGGCATCATTTCCTCGGTTAAATGGCTCCGGCATTTCAGCTTCAGGGATTTCACAGTTCTgttcaaagaaaaaatattttttttttcatttattcatGCCACCAAtccaatttaataaaataaccCAGTTCCCGAGTATTATCTAATGTGAGATCTGTGAGATCTGACCTAATGTGAGATCTGTCCAAGAATCAAGACCAACATTTAAATAATCACTGATGATAATAGGCCTTTGACATTTCATGTGAAGAAGAGATAGGGAGAAAAAGATGGAGAATAAAAACATTATGGCCCAAACTTACCACCTGATAATCTATAAAACTGTAGGCAGCACCAAGCAATGCAAGATAACAACACCTCATTGTCTATCCACACAGTTTATTTAGTTATCTCGACAACATAAGATGAGTATCCTTAATAAATTGATATATCTTTCAACTAGAAATCCTTGATATTGGCTATGGACAGCATAACAGCAATGGAGGACTGTTGTCTAGTGCTCCTTGAGCCAAGTAGCAAATAGGTAGACCATGGCAGATACCATACTTAGGACAGCTTCTAATGCGAATGCTCTATAGGTAtataattcaatattttttattaattgcatTTCCTAGATCTTCTCTGATTTATGTCAAAATGACCTTcaaaacaaaaagtaaatttgttAAAAGCATTACCTCAGGATGCATGGTAGAGAAATTCAAGAGCCTAGAAGTAAAAACTTGCTGCAGAGCCAAAAAAATGGATTGCTGATAATGCCCCTCTATGACATCAAACAGCAAAGTGATTTTAATATCTGGCTTCATGCACAAGGTATCCTTGTCATGTATAAGGACCTTATCAGTCTGTACTGCTTCAGGAAGTATATATTTTATCTGAGCAAGATGCCTGTATGAGAACCTTCTGAACAAATACATAAATGAGTAACACTCAGTATTTGATCAAATCATCCAGACAAGATGCATAAAATGCAAGAGACAAAATGAAAGACTGCACCATCTAAGAACATAGTGTTGTTAACATGACGGCAAATAAAGTTTTGTCACTGTGAATAAATACTATGTCAAGACAACACATTTAACAGCAGACACTGGGTGACAATGAAGTTTAGGTCTTTCAATACCCTCtgtgaagaagaacaatggattATGGATTTTTTCTGCTAGCTTTCTTTATCATATGCAGTTCACTAAAGTCAAACCTCTTCAAGACCAGTCAGAACAAGAACACCACACATCAAAACTGGCCTGACAAACCTGTAGAACGTAGATAATAGCACTGGAGGATATAGGAACAACATGTTCTATAGACAATCTGTGTCCAAACAAATATAGAAAAGTAGTAAAtattgaaaagataaagaacagTAAAAAAACTGGACTAGATAATATCCagatagaagcatggaaatacaTGGGAGAAGAGAACATTTTTGGTTAACagaattatttaatgtgatacttaaatcaaaaaggatgtCAAAACAAATAGAGGAAGAGCACTTTAGTTCCTTTTCACAAGAATATAGATGTCCATATTTGGTAGAAATTATAGAGAAATTAGCTAATGCACCATATTATAAAACTTTAGGAGAGAGTGATTGTGAAAAattaagaagagaaaccaaGAGATCTAGAACCAATTTGGTTTTATGcctagtaggtcaacaatggaagctctATACTTGGTGAGGTGCCAAATAGATAGGTTTAGAGATCAACAAAAAAGATTTACATAGTGTTTACAGACATAGAAAAAGCTTATGAAAAAGTTCCTAAAGAAGtcttatggagggttttagaaaaTAAAGGACACCAAATTGCACATGCAGAGGCAACAGGTTAATAAAGAATTTATGCATCATAATGCAGAAATGCATTTCAGAACATGTGGAGAATATACTTGGGCTTCCTCAATTACAAATGTACAGTTGGATCAtatgaagaagagagagagagagagagagtgaaaagaAGATACAAATTCTCTATTCACAGTTAGGTATATGTACAGCTCTAGAAGACAAACTCACTCACTCAAGGTACAACTAAGAGAACCACAGCACGATTTACAACACTACAAAGCTGCGTCCTTCTAACACTTCCACTCAAGCAAGGATGCGCATATATACCATATGTGCTTAGCTTGTTACAAATGTAGTCAAGCTATAGACCTTGTAATGCTTTTGTAAGAAGATCAGCCAGCTTGTCATTAGAGTCAACAAATGAAGTACTAATATATCCAGAAACCAATTTCCATCAAAAAATGACAATTTCTCTCTATGTGTTTAGTCCACTAAGGGAAAAAGGTTgtttgattatcacaaataagctaCATAGACCCTGAATCTCCAAATCTCAACTCCTTGAGGAGTTGCTTAAGCCAAATCAATTAACATGCCATGGTCTGATACTTTGATTTTGCACTAAATCTAGCAACAACATTCtgcttcttactcttccaagacACCAAATTACCTCCAACCAAGATGCAATAGCCCGAGATAGAGTGTCTAACTAAGGGAAAACTAGCCTAATCAACATCGGTACATCGAACAATCTGCTTATGTCCCCTATTCTCAAACAACAAGAACTTATCAAGAGCACTCTTAACGTACCTCATGAAACACATTAAGACGTGTCAGTGGCTGTCACAAAGGGTGTGTAACTGTGTAAGAAATGACTCACCACACTAATAGCAAAAGAGATGTCCCAAGAGGAGGTTATACCATCCAATGTTACAAGGACTATAGTGCCTAGTGAAGGGCCTAAGACTACAATACCCTCCGAAAATACATCCTTCTTGATTAGCCTGGTAAAACTAGATGGGAGCAATCACCTAGCCTGGTCATGCTCCTACAAACTTTTCATCAAGTCTCGAGGATTGGAGGACATCACTGGTATGAAGGGTCAAAAGCCTACCACAAGAGATGTACATACTCTCGACAATGGAAGATAGAGAACTCCTTGATGATGTCTTAGCTAATTAACTCAATGCAACCAAACATTGCCAAGGGGTATCTACTGCTCGATACAGAATAGAAGATCTGGAATGTTGCACCCCAAACCTACTCTCAAATCGGAAATGATGCACAAATATATGAAATCCGAAAAAAGGTACATGAAACTAAACAGGGTGAGTGGTCAACTTCTTAGTACTATGCTAAATTAAATAGTTTAGAGCAAGAGTTAGATTATTATCAAGATTTTCAAGCTAAATGCCCCAAGGATGCctctaaatttcaaaaaaatgataaagaaagaatatttgaatattttttggttGTCATGTACCTACTGTTGATGACGATTGTGTTACATTACACAGATCTCATCGTGCGCAACAGAATAAAAATCAAAGTTTACAGATATCACGTTTTTTAGATTTATGGTTTCTTTATGTGATTGTGGGACAtaaatcaatgttttgaaaaaccAAAAGGATACATCAAATAAGATTCGAACATAGGTTGCGTACCGCCAATGCCGTAGATCTGATTTCACATCGCTAGGCGGTGCCGGAGATCAAATCCGACACTGCTGGTAGGGTCGATGGAGGAGGCTGGTCGCAGGCCAGGCGATGCTGGGCATGAGTGTGCGCCAGAATGCGTGGACGCGCACGGTGCGAGCTAGGCCAGCACCTATCACCCACCATCgcccaaatttttattttaaaaaaacatatatatattaaaaaaaactatttttttatttttgttttcaaaacatcatgGTATAAGTTGTTATACCCATGTCTAataatcatataattgtttataatatgcttttaattgttaatagcaTGTTATGGATGTCTTCTCGCATACCGATAttggtcatggacttaggacactacatggatgatgtatgtgtgatatggatgtatggattattttatttgacgACTTGCGTGCCAAGGGTCACCATCTTTTTCGCAAtggttgtaaaataattatattgctTTTAATTTCATTGTAAAAGAAGTTTATAGTGAATTGTGTCAAAATACGATATGAAAGAGAAACAAATCAGAGAGGAATAGAGAGAGAACTGATATTGTATAAACTTTGTTCTCCATACAGAAAATGAGTACtatgctgatatatatataatcagccAGCCTTTGTTACAGACCTACCATATAAAGCAGTCTCTTAATTTACAACCAGCAAGCTTAACAGAAAGCTAACAGAAAAACCAAAACATAGAAAAGACTAACAAACTTTAGTTAGTCATGTCACGTGATGtccaacattccccctcaaaacAAACTTCCTGTTAACAGCTGATTGTTCTTCATTTGTCTTAGAGTGAACTTCTCCAACAGAAACAGGAGACATCCGTATGCTTAGATTAGCACAAAGCAACTAAAATCTATTCTTAGGAAGACTCTTAGTAAAAACATCAGCCAACTAATTAGATGTAGGAACATATCTAATCTCCACTTCACCCTTCTCAACCTtctctcaaataaaatgaagatcaaTCTCAAAGTGTTTTGTACGAGCATGAAATACCGAGTTTTCTACAATGCTCTTAGCTGCCATGTTCTCACTCCAAACAATTGGCGTAGGCTGAGATTTAAAACCCAATtcaaaaaacaaagaaaccaGCCACATTATTTCTGTGACACCTTGAGCAATAGCTCGATACTCGGCCTCTCCAACTGACCGAGCTACAACTGTTTGTTTTCGTGAACTCCACACCACTAAATTGTtgccaagaaaaacacatacaCCACTGATTGACTTCCTTGTAACTTTACAACCTACATGATCAGCATCACAATAGACTACAAGTTGTAGATAAGAAGGAACTGGAGAGAAAAATAGTCCTTGGCCAACAGAACCTTTGAGGTAACGCAGTAAGCGTTTGCAGGCCACCCAATGTTGCAGTTTCGGAGAGGAAACAAACTGGCTAAGCTTGTTAATAGCAAAGGAGATGTCAAGCCGTGTGTAAGTCAAATATTGTAAAGAACCAATAATTGTCCTATACAATGAAGGATTAGAAAACAGTTCAGCCTCAGAGGTTAATGCACCAGAGGAAGTCATTGGAGTGTCACAAGGTTTACATGCGAGCATAGACGCCTTTCGAAGCAAATCAACTGTATATTtagattgagaaagaaaaatgccaGTGGAACTTCGAAACACCTCAAAGCCAAGGAAATAATGAATCGACCCCAAAGTTTTGAGAGCAAAGTGAGTGTCCAAATCATGAATGAATGTTTGAATAGCTGATTGTTTAAACCTGgtaatcaagatatcatctacatataccaaAACATACATAACAAACTGATCAGCCCTCTTGATGAACAAATAAGCATCAGAAATGGCTCTAACAAAACCCCAAGAATGCAAAGCTGATCTCAGCTTTGTATACCAAGCTCTAGGCACTTGTTTAAGGCCGTAGAGCGACTTTCTAAGTTTACAGACATGAGTAGGAAATCGATCATCAACAAAACCCTCTGGCTAGACCATAAACACATCCTCATGAAGATCGCCATTTAGGAAAGCATTATTCACATCCACTTGTTGAATATCCCAACCAAAAGTCACTACTAGAGTAAACAAAACTCTAATAGTAGGAGCCTTAACAACTGGACTGAATGTCTCCTCAAAATCAATGCCGGGTGTTTGATGAAATCCTTTTGCTACAAGCCTAGCCTTATGTTTAAGTATTGTACCATTAGAGTTATACTTCACcttaaacacccatttgcaaccaATCAGATTCAAATCAATAGAAAAGGGAACCAAATCCCATGTATGGTTGCGTTGCAAAGCTGAAAACTCATCAGTCATAGCCTAAACCCACTGGGAATCTAACAAGGCCTCACTAACTGAAGTAGGTTCTAGGGAACTAACAAAGACATGAGGAGAAGCAAAAAGTTTGGTCTTGGACTAGGTTTGCATAGGATGGATAGAAGGAGTTGAGGCAGGTATAGGGTTAGGTATCCGGGATTGAGATACAGTGGCTGAGACACGACAACCATTTGTATCCATAGGAGAAGAATGCACAGGCTGACCTCCTCTAGAGGATTTAGACAATGGAAGAGATTGAAACACAATGGTGGAAAGTCCACTAGAGATAGAAGATGACAAAGAAGTCAATACAGGTGCAGGAAAAACCTGGATATAGGGAAACTCAACTAGATTGAATTCTACATGACGAGAAACATAGATTCG
The Diospyros lotus cultivar Yz01 chromosome 12, ASM1463336v1, whole genome shotgun sequence DNA segment above includes these coding regions:
- the LOC127786909 gene encoding CDT1-like protein a, chloroplastic isoform X2, producing the protein MEDTKYEEREQIASDIKGQYIVPGTGKSRALSPGPVQRPEIVGSHHANPKFASLTPEKPNESLCKMDKKEVAELPERYRILAEYFDRMICSLRLLTLQKRMPIFQNISRQVEILTGRFSYRHLAQIKYILPEAVQTDKVLIHDKDTLCMKPDIKITLLFDVIEGHYQQSIFLALQQVFTSRLLNFSTMHPENCEIPEAEMPEPFNRGNDAKIVDAVPVDLSTECQRGVLETEMLLNTSHLFPSFSRHFSQSVVAEPEKKANFLASEVPMFTKNENQTDEDIGSRQQDVSPDNNKPSSQHQDVSPAIYSKSLTVSNPVQLTHLANCVSSIACEITPSKVASEANNLTIQTPAQLTPKRSVPSCDNKLKIMTGQKWAACDISTKRFLDFSLVDEGNALNSPIDEINRSKLENNIIPQTITKGLSVEDSLTCSVAIFQKAEESCCIGKEQKAKKTGLVLLQQVSASLSNLISLIHQIFQSVKFCSITKEELIHKIIMNNCDVVERREVEDQIDLLEKLVPDWICRNLAPTGNLLYNIKKVSDLNAVRERLSQRVTELPSITG
- the LOC127786909 gene encoding CDT1-like protein a, chloroplastic isoform X1, with amino-acid sequence MEDTKYEEREQIASDIKGQYIVPGTGKSRALSPGPVQRPEIVGSHHANPKFASLTPEKPNESLCKMDKKEVAELPERYRILAEYFDRMICSLRLLTLQKRMPIFQNISRQVEILTGRRFSYRHLAQIKYILPEAVQTDKVLIHDKDTLCMKPDIKITLLFDVIEGHYQQSIFLALQQVFTSRLLNFSTMHPENCEIPEAEMPEPFNRGNDAKIVDAVPVDLSTECQRGVLETEMLLNTSHLFPSFSRHFSQSVVAEPEKKANFLASEVPMFTKNENQTDEDIGSRQQDVSPDNNKPSSQHQDVSPAIYSKSLTVSNPVQLTHLANCVSSIACEITPSKVASEANNLTIQTPAQLTPKRSVPSCDNKLKIMTGQKWAACDISTKRFLDFSLVDEGNALNSPIDEINRSKLENNIIPQTITKGLSVEDSLTCSVAIFQKAEESCCIGKEQKAKKTGLVLLQQVSASLSNLISLIHQIFQSVKFCSITKEELIHKIIMNNCDVVERREVEDQIDLLEKLVPDWICRNLAPTGNLLYNIKKVSDLNAVRERLSQRVTELPSITG